A section of the Polynucleobacter sp. AP-Jannik-300A-C4 genome encodes:
- a CDS encoding lipid A biosynthesis acyltransferase gives MFKNFSNYSGLALLRFLASLPYKTLVSIGYGLGYLAAHIPSDRNRVVQKNLELCFPELSAQEIDLLRKKHWRLLGRSLVEKSIIWLGSKEQLADMIEVRSEVDLNDRQPRILVNMHFIGIEGSIILSALAKDKGWPRTSGFFQRMKSPFFNKKIIEWRNRFGGNSIDRQGNTIELIREIRKGSFIIIAPDIDLGLKDSTFVPFFNIQTNTITAVSRLAKITGAQVCMMITTLKNNEAGYVCSISKPLENFPTENPEADTARLNQIFEQEIRLRPAEYYWVHKRFKNRPFNESSPY, from the coding sequence TTGTTTAAAAACTTTTCAAACTACTCAGGACTAGCGCTCCTCAGGTTTCTGGCATCGCTTCCTTACAAGACCCTTGTCTCTATCGGCTATGGCTTAGGTTATTTGGCAGCGCATATTCCTAGCGATCGAAATCGCGTAGTTCAGAAAAATTTAGAACTCTGTTTTCCTGAGCTTAGCGCACAGGAAATTGATCTGCTCAGGAAAAAACATTGGAGACTACTTGGTCGCAGCTTAGTAGAGAAAAGTATTATTTGGCTTGGAAGTAAAGAACAGCTTGCCGACATGATTGAAGTTCGATCAGAGGTTGATTTAAATGATCGACAACCGCGCATCTTAGTCAATATGCATTTCATTGGAATTGAAGGCAGCATTATTTTGAGCGCACTTGCAAAAGATAAAGGCTGGCCTCGTACCTCTGGATTTTTCCAGAGAATGAAAAGTCCCTTCTTCAATAAAAAAATTATTGAGTGGCGCAATCGCTTTGGTGGGAACTCGATTGATCGCCAGGGCAACACTATTGAGCTGATTAGAGAAATCCGCAAGGGTAGCTTCATTATAATTGCACCCGATATTGACTTGGGCCTGAAAGACTCTACTTTTGTTCCCTTCTTCAATATTCAAACCAATACCATTACTGCTGTATCCCGTCTCGCTAAAATTACTGGGGCACAGGTCTGCATGATGATTACGACTCTCAAAAATAATGAAGCTGGATATGTTTGCTCTATCAGCAAACCATTGGAAAATTTTCCAACTGAGAATCCAGAAGCAGATACCGCACGCTTAAACCAAATTTTTGAACAAGAAATTAGGCTCAGGCCCGCTGAATACTATTGGGTACATAAACGTTTTAAAAATAGGCCGTTTAATGAGAGTAGCCCCTATTAA
- a CDS encoding pseudouridine synthase, with protein MEEKIRVSKLLSELGLCSRREADSYIEQGLVTVDGEVVNELGSRAFRHQKIELQSGAKAQQASRITVILNKPVGFISHFDDEQEYQPAASLITPDNYFASPLDKGRNPRFNTRGLAPAGRLDIDSTGMLVLTQDGRVAKLLIGENSPIEKEYLVRVEGALSFEDLDRLKHGLELDGVVLKPAQVSWQNEDQLRFVLREGRKRQIRRMCEMVGLRVLGLKRVRMGRISLGALPPGKWRFVRPEEQF; from the coding sequence ATGGAAGAAAAAATTCGTGTCTCCAAGTTACTCTCTGAGCTAGGTCTATGCTCCCGTCGCGAGGCCGACTCTTATATTGAGCAAGGCCTAGTAACCGTAGATGGCGAGGTTGTTAATGAGCTAGGCTCTCGCGCTTTTCGTCATCAGAAAATTGAGTTGCAATCTGGAGCTAAAGCACAGCAGGCCTCCCGAATTACTGTCATTCTCAATAAGCCAGTGGGCTTCATCTCACACTTCGATGATGAGCAAGAGTATCAACCGGCTGCCTCACTCATCACCCCAGATAATTACTTTGCCAGCCCGCTGGATAAGGGGCGCAATCCACGCTTTAATACTCGTGGTTTAGCGCCTGCTGGTCGACTCGATATCGACTCCACTGGCATGCTCGTTTTAACGCAAGATGGTCGCGTAGCTAAACTCCTAATTGGCGAAAACAGTCCTATTGAGAAAGAATATCTAGTCCGAGTTGAAGGCGCCCTCTCTTTTGAAGATTTGGATAGGCTAAAACATGGCCTAGAATTAGATGGGGTTGTTTTAAAGCCAGCCCAAGTGAGCTGGCAGAATGAAGACCAGCTTCGCTTTGTTCTACGAGAGGGTCGCAAGCGTCAAATTCGGCGCATGTGCGAAATGGTTGGCCTCCGAGTGTTAGGTCTGAAACGTGTCCGTATGGGCAGAATTTCTCTGGGCGCCCTACCGCCAGGAAAATGGCGCTTTGTGAGGCCTGAAGAGCAATTCTAA
- a CDS encoding peptide chain release factor 3, with translation MTSSTPGAEVLRRRSFAIISHPDAGKTTLTEKLLLYAGAIQIAGSVKARKASRHATSDWMEIEKQRGISVASSVMQMEYRDCIINLLDTPGHQDFSEDTYRVLTAVDSALMVIDAANGVESQTLRLLEVCRARNTPIVTFINKMDREVKPPMELMDEIETALGIEVVPFTWPVGMGKSFAGVIDIANSQMRMFKAGEDRVTEDSHAIVDINDPALKERLGTDLENALAEVDLIKNAMPAFDREAFLAGRQSPVFFGSAINNFGVREILNTLVELAPSPGSRKALQREVSPAENKFSAVVFKIQANMDPAHRDRVAFLRICSGHFQRGMKLKICRNGKEVRTNNALSFLSQRRDILDEAFPGDIIGLPNHGLLRLGDTLTEGEQLQFTGLPFFAPEIFRMVESADPLRSKQLRTGLMQLGEEGAIQVFRPMTGGTMLLGAFGQLQFEVVSHRLQTEYGAEVRLLPARYNLARWVSSDDPVALKKFIQENIHRMAEDVVGASVFLASHKSELDVAQQRWESIQFHALREHAGLIYQSDLAG, from the coding sequence ATCACCTCCAGCACTCCCGGCGCAGAAGTTTTAAGACGCCGTAGCTTTGCCATCATCTCCCACCCAGATGCAGGTAAGACCACCCTTACTGAAAAACTCTTGTTATATGCGGGAGCCATTCAGATTGCCGGTAGTGTCAAAGCTCGCAAAGCAAGTCGGCACGCAACCTCTGACTGGATGGAGATCGAAAAACAGCGTGGTATTTCTGTCGCCAGCTCGGTCATGCAAATGGAGTATCGCGATTGCATTATTAACCTGTTAGACACGCCGGGTCACCAGGACTTCTCGGAAGATACCTATCGTGTTTTAACTGCGGTTGATTCTGCCCTCATGGTGATTGATGCTGCGAATGGCGTGGAATCACAAACCTTGCGCTTGCTTGAAGTCTGTCGTGCACGCAACACGCCAATTGTTACTTTCATCAACAAGATGGATCGTGAAGTGAAGCCGCCCATGGAACTGATGGACGAGATTGAAACCGCACTAGGAATAGAAGTAGTTCCTTTTACATGGCCAGTAGGCATGGGTAAATCATTTGCCGGTGTAATTGATATTGCCAACTCTCAAATGCGCATGTTCAAAGCAGGTGAAGATCGTGTAACCGAGGACTCCCATGCAATTGTTGACATCAATGATCCAGCATTGAAGGAGCGCCTAGGCACTGATCTTGAAAATGCACTGGCTGAAGTGGACCTCATTAAAAATGCGATGCCCGCATTTGATCGCGAAGCTTTTTTAGCGGGTCGTCAATCACCAGTGTTCTTTGGCTCTGCCATTAATAATTTTGGCGTGCGTGAAATTCTGAACACCCTAGTTGAGCTTGCGCCATCACCAGGCTCACGTAAGGCCTTGCAACGTGAGGTGAGCCCCGCTGAAAATAAATTCTCTGCAGTAGTTTTCAAGATTCAAGCCAACATGGATCCAGCCCATCGAGATCGCGTTGCCTTCTTGCGCATCTGCTCGGGACATTTTCAACGCGGCATGAAACTCAAGATTTGTCGCAATGGAAAAGAAGTGCGCACCAATAATGCCCTTTCCTTTCTGTCACAACGCCGCGACATCCTAGATGAAGCCTTTCCTGGTGACATCATTGGATTACCAAACCACGGTCTTCTCAGGCTAGGCGATACACTCACTGAAGGTGAGCAATTGCAATTCACAGGCTTGCCATTTTTTGCCCCTGAAATTTTCCGCATGGTCGAATCTGCTGATCCATTGCGCTCCAAACAACTACGCACAGGTTTAATGCAACTTGGCGAAGAGGGTGCGATTCAAGTTTTTCGCCCAATGACTGGCGGCACGATGTTACTTGGTGCTTTTGGACAGCTACAGTTTGAAGTCGTAAGCCATCGTCTGCAAACTGAGTATGGCGCTGAAGTACGCTTGCTGCCTGCACGCTACAACTTGGCTCGCTGGGTCAGCTCAGATGATCCTGTAGCACTCAAGAAATTCATCCAGGAAAATATTCACCGCATGGCAGAGGATGTTGTAGGAGCTTCAGTATTTTTGGCCAGCCATAAATCCGAATTAGATGTAGCTCAGCAGCGTTGGGAGTCTATTCAATTCCACGCACTAAGAGAACATGCAGGCCTCATCTACCAATCAGACCTTGCTGGCTAA
- a CDS encoding MOSC domain-containing protein, translating into MTASPQIYSIQIASRAGESMIQLTQANIIAGKGIEGDRYALGIGAFSKTKPKIRHISLIALSGIDHANQELLARQQAVFSEGDTRRNLVISGISTNELNALVGKIFYLGGLMFRGTELCAPCQRPANLLKRPDFMNAFENRGGLRAEALESGCLIPGDPLDFSESDRN; encoded by the coding sequence ATGACAGCATCTCCGCAAATTTATTCAATTCAAATTGCCTCTCGAGCAGGCGAATCGATGATTCAGCTGACACAAGCCAATATCATTGCCGGCAAAGGAATTGAGGGTGATCGTTACGCACTGGGCATAGGTGCATTCTCCAAAACCAAACCTAAGATTCGACATATTTCTCTTATTGCACTTTCTGGTATTGATCATGCCAATCAAGAACTCCTTGCCCGGCAACAAGCAGTTTTTAGCGAGGGTGATACTCGCAGAAATCTTGTGATTAGCGGCATTTCTACAAATGAACTTAATGCTCTAGTTGGAAAGATTTTCTATTTAGGGGGCCTTATGTTTAGGGGTACAGAATTATGTGCGCCCTGCCAAAGACCAGCCAATCTACTCAAAAGGCCCGATTTTATGAATGCATTTGAGAATAGGGGCGGACTGAGAGCAGAGGCGCTCGAGTCCGGATGCCTTATCCCTGGAGATCCCCTCGACTTTTCAGAATCTGATAGAAATTAA
- a CDS encoding histidine phosphatase family protein, producing MTTTKLCLIRHGETAWNAERRLQGHTDTPLNPKGVLQARQMAQALKDINLGFDVLYTSDLKRAADTANAVVELFGVEAQVDSALRERNFGVLQGLSITEAPLLRPDIWQAHIARDLDHDLEGGESIQQFSLRVRNALDSIQKRHAGKTILVVSHGGTLDMMYRIASNQSLSAQRIVSVPNASLNWISHEESSGWAVDQWADTRHLKGSALENVDL from the coding sequence ATGACAACTACAAAACTCTGCCTGATTCGCCATGGAGAAACTGCCTGGAATGCCGAAAGACGGTTGCAAGGCCACACCGATACGCCCCTTAATCCCAAAGGTGTATTACAGGCACGCCAAATGGCTCAAGCGCTTAAAGACATTAATCTTGGGTTTGATGTCTTATATACCAGCGACCTGAAAAGAGCTGCTGATACTGCAAATGCTGTCGTTGAATTATTTGGAGTAGAAGCGCAGGTCGATAGCGCTTTACGAGAGCGCAATTTTGGCGTACTTCAAGGGCTCTCAATTACTGAAGCCCCTCTGTTACGGCCTGATATTTGGCAAGCGCATATCGCCCGCGACTTAGATCATGATCTCGAGGGTGGTGAAAGTATTCAGCAGTTTTCATTACGCGTACGAAATGCGCTAGACAGCATCCAAAAGCGTCATGCCGGTAAAACTATATTAGTAGTTAGTCATGGTGGCACACTCGACATGATGTATCGCATAGCAAGCAATCAATCTCTGAGCGCACAGCGAATTGTCTCGGTACCAAATGCATCATTAAATTGGATTAGCCATGAAGAATCGAGTGGCTGGGCAGTAGATCAATGGGCAGATACTCGGCACTTAAAAGGCTCTGCTCTTGAAAACGTTGACCTCTAA
- a CDS encoding transporter substrate-binding domain-containing protein, translating to MRLLKIISILLASLFVLGACSKEEQSNVIKVAVSPAIPPMLFEKDGKYTGVDLEIFEGYCKSRGCTFKMTAYDWLGMLGAVTSGQADVAFSGISITDKRKEVIDFSKPYFTSTWDLISLQNRNIKIADLSQLQKYTIAYPTGSVFDDYVKDVLQPKGYYSLDRVKLYPSPTEALIALQNGNVDLVFVDSVMLRSYQKSLNLPVSSSYQVVGFDNLGFAFKKGSKLRDDFNLYLSELGPEKLKAIINQWTK from the coding sequence ATGAGACTATTGAAAATAATATCGATATTGTTAGCAAGCCTATTTGTACTTGGCGCATGCTCCAAGGAAGAGCAATCTAATGTGATTAAGGTTGCTGTATCGCCTGCCATCCCCCCAATGCTTTTTGAGAAAGATGGCAAATACACGGGCGTAGATTTGGAAATATTTGAGGGTTACTGCAAGTCACGGGGTTGTACATTCAAAATGACTGCTTACGATTGGCTAGGTATGTTGGGCGCGGTGACTAGCGGGCAGGCTGATGTTGCGTTCTCGGGTATCTCTATTACAGATAAACGCAAAGAAGTGATAGATTTTTCCAAGCCATACTTCACAAGTACTTGGGATTTAATTAGCCTACAAAATCGTAATATTAAGATTGCCGATTTATCCCAGTTACAAAAATATACTATTGCTTATCCAACCGGCAGCGTCTTTGATGATTATGTAAAAGACGTGTTGCAGCCAAAAGGGTATTACTCCTTGGACCGAGTGAAGCTTTATCCTTCACCCACAGAGGCCTTAATTGCTTTGCAAAATGGCAATGTAGACTTGGTATTTGTGGATAGTGTGATGCTGCGAAGTTATCAAAAATCGTTAAATCTCCCAGTGAGCAGTAGCTACCAAGTGGTGGGTTTTGATAACCTAGGATTTGCCTTTAAAAAAGGCTCCAAATTGAGGGACGACTTTAATTTATACCTTTCTGAGTTGGGACCAGAAAAATTAAAGGCAATTATTAATCAGTGGACGAAATAA
- the panD gene encoding aspartate 1-decarboxylase has protein sequence MNRIMLLGKIHRATVTEADLHYEGSCGIDEDLLDAADMREFEKIELYNINNGERFSTYIIKAKRGSGIISLNGAAARKAHVGDHLIICTYGQVSNDAVAKHVPKIVLLGEGNTIKEIKKVN, from the coding sequence ATGAATCGCATTATGTTGTTGGGAAAAATTCACAGAGCAACCGTTACAGAGGCGGATTTGCATTACGAAGGCTCTTGTGGAATCGATGAAGACTTACTCGATGCTGCGGATATGCGTGAATTTGAAAAGATCGAGCTTTACAACATCAATAATGGCGAGCGTTTCTCAACATACATCATTAAAGCAAAGCGTGGGTCCGGCATTATTTCTCTGAATGGCGCTGCTGCACGTAAAGCACATGTTGGCGACCATCTGATTATTTGCACATACGGACAAGTTAGCAACGATGCAGTTGCAAAGCATGTTCCTAAGATTGTGTTGTTGGGTGAAGGCAATACCATTAAAGAAATTAAAAAGGTCAATTAA
- a CDS encoding phasin family protein — MFKNQFAENQAKSVESARALGQTALENAQELAEINYQAAQQAVASAQAKAAELLKGKDAKAALDLLQSPEVQEAVAEVAAYQKKVAAVLRRGNQELVEAVEAAIDQSQDDLKSFVAAATSKAPAGSEAYVSAFTSAFNTAMQNFDQVRSTTQDAFANFEKSVETAMKSAEGQFGQAPKAGKSRAK, encoded by the coding sequence ATGTTCAAAAATCAATTTGCAGAAAATCAAGCCAAATCCGTTGAAAGCGCCCGTGCATTGGGTCAAACTGCTCTCGAGAACGCTCAAGAACTAGCAGAAATCAATTACCAAGCAGCTCAACAAGCCGTAGCCAGTGCGCAAGCTAAGGCCGCTGAATTGTTAAAGGGTAAAGATGCCAAAGCAGCCTTAGACCTCCTGCAAAGCCCAGAAGTGCAAGAGGCGGTTGCTGAAGTTGCCGCTTATCAGAAAAAAGTGGCCGCAGTATTGCGTCGTGGAAATCAAGAATTAGTTGAGGCTGTAGAAGCCGCCATTGATCAATCACAAGATGACTTAAAGAGCTTTGTCGCAGCCGCTACCTCAAAGGCGCCAGCAGGCTCAGAAGCATATGTAAGTGCCTTTACATCGGCATTCAACACAGCAATGCAAAATTTTGATCAAGTACGATCAACCACTCAAGATGCCTTTGCAAACTTTGAGAAAAGTGTTGAAACAGCAATGAAGAGTGCAGAAGGTCAATTTGGTCAGGCTCCTAAGGCAGGAAAAAGTCGCGCCAAGTAA
- the pagP gene encoding lipid IV(A) palmitoyltransferase PagP — MRRRFIVLLLLCMPLASSHAESASEWFQNTTNHLESIWDKGKNELYIPLYTYHMPYAYSQDKINQYTEYPMGIGFGRGLMNESGNWEGIYGMTFKDSHGIYQYMVGYGWIPMWNIGNSPDWKYGVGATAFIMSRQDIMNYTPFPGLLPIASISYKELSIQTAYVPGSQNVGNVLFAWAKYSLP, encoded by the coding sequence ATGCGCCGTAGATTTATCGTGCTTTTGCTTCTTTGCATGCCATTGGCAAGCTCACACGCAGAAAGCGCTTCAGAGTGGTTTCAAAACACAACAAATCATCTGGAATCCATTTGGGATAAAGGCAAAAACGAGCTCTATATTCCGCTCTACACGTATCACATGCCTTATGCGTATTCCCAAGACAAAATCAATCAATACACCGAATATCCGATGGGTATTGGTTTTGGCAGGGGCCTAATGAATGAGAGCGGTAACTGGGAGGGCATTTATGGGATGACCTTCAAAGACTCGCACGGAATTTATCAGTACATGGTTGGCTATGGCTGGATCCCCATGTGGAATATCGGCAATAGTCCTGACTGGAAGTACGGCGTTGGAGCAACTGCATTCATCATGTCGCGCCAAGACATCATGAACTACACTCCCTTCCCTGGTTTACTGCCCATTGCCTCAATCAGCTACAAAGAGCTCAGCATTCAGACTGCGTATGTGCCTGGCAGTCAAAATGTCGGCAACGTCTTGTTCGCTTGGGCTAAATACAGTTTGCCCTAA
- a CDS encoding peroxiredoxin produces MTNFNQLPSNLPIPQDDGAADHLVGMHLPSLTLNATTASRFNLGESKGRLVIYCYPMTGQPNVALPEGWDQIPGARGCTPQSCSFRDHYQELRTLGVEVFGLSVQSTEYQKEMADRLHLPFPVLSDADYQLQKSLQLPTFVAAGMTLLKRITLIVNNGVIEAVHYPIFPSDSDPVWVIDYLKNNPA; encoded by the coding sequence ATGACCAATTTCAATCAATTGCCTAGCAACTTACCTATTCCCCAGGATGATGGGGCTGCCGATCATTTGGTTGGCATGCACTTACCTTCCCTCACTTTGAATGCCACCACCGCTAGCCGCTTTAATCTTGGCGAGAGTAAAGGGCGCTTAGTGATTTACTGCTATCCAATGACTGGGCAGCCCAATGTTGCTTTGCCAGAAGGCTGGGATCAGATACCGGGAGCAAGAGGGTGTACGCCTCAAAGCTGTTCGTTTAGAGATCACTATCAAGAGTTGCGCACCTTAGGTGTGGAGGTATTTGGTTTGAGCGTGCAATCAACCGAATACCAAAAAGAGATGGCTGATCGCTTGCATTTACCATTTCCGGTATTAAGTGATGCAGATTATCAACTTCAGAAGTCATTGCAGCTACCTACCTTTGTTGCCGCTGGAATGACTTTGCTCAAGCGCATTACTTTGATTGTGAATAACGGTGTGATCGAGGCTGTGCACTACCCAATTTTTCCGAGCGATAGTGATCCAGTTTGGGTGATCGACTATTTAAAAAATAATCCTGCTTAA
- a CDS encoding BLUF domain-containing protein: MSKSQLISVSYISKATQDMGVLALMRLTDQAAQLNQKLGLSGVLFYENQHFGQILEGPRTEVMKIWEKIQRDPRHQQVRLLKLEDIQERSFPAWSMRFFLAKEIIAKMPSLTSVLDGLPEHDVELLRLMRSAAE, encoded by the coding sequence ATGAGTAAGTCCCAATTAATTTCTGTGAGCTATATCAGCAAGGCAACGCAGGATATGGGTGTCTTGGCGTTGATGCGCCTCACCGATCAAGCGGCGCAACTCAATCAAAAATTAGGCTTATCGGGAGTGCTTTTTTACGAGAACCAACATTTTGGCCAAATATTAGAAGGGCCTCGTACGGAGGTCATGAAAATATGGGAAAAAATTCAGCGAGATCCTCGCCATCAGCAAGTACGCTTATTGAAGCTGGAGGACATTCAAGAAAGAAGTTTTCCCGCCTGGTCAATGCGCTTCTTCTTGGCAAAGGAAATTATTGCTAAGATGCCAAGCCTCACTAGCGTATTGGATGGCCTACCCGAGCATGATGTTGAACTCTTGAGACTAATGCGTTCAGCAGCCGAGTAA
- a CDS encoding haloacid dehalogenase type II, with protein MYKLIAFDAYGTLFDVYSMGELAEALFPGNGQALALMWRDRQIEYTRLVTMSDPNPGGSKHYLPFWELTVRSLHYVCKRMNLNLTSENEKRLMDQYAKLTGFEDSFTVLKTIKSKGLSTAILSNGSREMLATVVKSNGLMPYLDQVITVEDIRLFKTAPQSYELLLKAFPVKKEEVLFVSSNAWDALGAKWFGFDVFWVNRLGHPFEEIGENPNYEGNSLSKVLEVI; from the coding sequence ATGTATAAGCTCATAGCATTTGATGCTTACGGCACATTGTTTGATGTTTATTCCATGGGAGAGTTGGCGGAAGCCTTATTTCCGGGTAATGGCCAAGCTTTGGCTTTAATGTGGCGTGACCGCCAAATTGAATACACTCGCCTAGTCACCATGAGTGACCCGAACCCTGGTGGCAGCAAGCATTACCTTCCCTTTTGGGAGTTAACGGTTCGTTCCTTGCATTACGTTTGCAAGCGCATGAACTTAAATCTCACTTCGGAAAATGAGAAGCGCTTGATGGATCAGTATGCAAAGCTCACTGGTTTTGAGGATAGCTTCACTGTCCTCAAGACAATAAAAAGTAAAGGATTGTCAACGGCCATTTTGTCTAATGGCAGCAGAGAGATGCTAGCAACAGTGGTCAAGAGTAATGGTTTGATGCCCTATCTAGATCAAGTTATCACGGTTGAAGATATACGACTATTTAAGACTGCCCCACAATCCTATGAGCTTTTATTAAAAGCATTTCCAGTCAAAAAAGAAGAAGTGTTATTTGTTTCAAGTAATGCTTGGGATGCGTTAGGCGCAAAGTGGTTTGGCTTTGATGTATTTTGGGTTAATCGTCTTGGACACCCTTTTGAAGAAATCGGTGAGAACCCAAACTATGAAGGTAATTCCTTGAGTAAAGTGCTAGAAGTTATTTAG
- a CDS encoding DinB family protein has translation MSAVRNIRMLARYNKWANNMLLDAIAALPLDEVIKKRAAAFGGMSFALAHVAIVDQIWQAHLLGKDHGFKSRTTESPDSLAALTEKLNETGDWYIQYADSMTEPLLNEKLSFLFVDGGAGEMTRGDILIHVCNHKTFHRGHIGDMFYQSGFRPPSIDLPVYLRDAFNESELG, from the coding sequence ATGTCTGCCGTTCGCAATATTCGCATGCTTGCACGCTATAACAAGTGGGCAAACAATATGCTTTTGGATGCGATTGCTGCGTTGCCGCTTGATGAGGTAATTAAAAAGCGCGCTGCCGCATTTGGTGGAATGTCATTTGCCTTGGCCCACGTAGCTATTGTTGATCAAATCTGGCAAGCTCATTTACTTGGGAAAGATCATGGGTTTAAGTCTCGCACCACGGAGTCACCCGATTCTTTGGCGGCCCTAACTGAAAAGTTAAATGAAACAGGCGATTGGTATATTCAATATGCTGACTCCATGACTGAACCACTACTCAATGAAAAGCTTAGCTTTTTGTTTGTTGATGGCGGTGCTGGAGAAATGACAAGAGGCGATATTCTGATTCATGTCTGTAATCACAAAACATTTCATCGCGGCCATATTGGAGATATGTTTTATCAGTCAGGTTTTAGGCCGCCATCTATAGACCTCCCTGTCTATTTAAGAGATGCTTTTAATGAATCAGAACTTGGGTAA
- a CDS encoding patatin-like phospholipase family protein: MKQQSRRNFLKTSAVSAVAIGAATGSSIDTAYAQSKPPKSNIELKTHEISQRLFADDGLAMPIATKPTVSKLAKGLDRAMVLGGGGEYYIAWYCGFFHGLIEAGLDMAQLPEMVVGTSAGSYMGSSLLSGEFARLRTEFDFFGKFPEIFAKIAPVTKPNISQMRADQINMSATDGSIETRRVIGHAALAADNKLNGERVEKVAALLTGDSKKDWPTSRMFTTGIDCYTGERIVVGQQAARKNKIPLAHGTAASSSLPGVVGPTLLGQRYVMDGGICSNPAHVDLVAGSKRALIITLTDGVTGAILTTIPHPIAQNIEDIKATGTKVMWIVAGTPKGVDLLDPKQIAGALRTGYDRSKIEAAKIKKFWA, translated from the coding sequence ATGAAACAACAATCACGTCGTAATTTCCTAAAAACCTCTGCTGTTAGTGCCGTTGCGATTGGTGCTGCCACTGGTTCCAGTATTGATACTGCCTACGCTCAGTCAAAGCCGCCAAAATCCAATATCGAGCTAAAGACGCATGAGATTTCTCAAAGACTATTTGCCGATGATGGTTTGGCAATGCCTATTGCTACTAAACCCACGGTTTCAAAATTGGCAAAAGGACTTGATCGAGCCATGGTGCTCGGTGGTGGTGGAGAGTACTACATTGCTTGGTATTGCGGTTTTTTTCATGGCCTGATTGAAGCGGGGCTGGATATGGCACAGCTTCCTGAGATGGTGGTTGGCACTTCTGCTGGTTCTTATATGGGTTCGTCGTTGCTCTCTGGCGAGTTCGCCCGTTTGCGGACGGAGTTTGATTTTTTTGGAAAGTTCCCGGAGATTTTTGCCAAGATTGCTCCAGTAACTAAGCCCAATATCAGTCAAATGAGGGCCGATCAAATTAATATGAGTGCAACGGATGGAAGCATTGAAACTCGCAGAGTAATTGGCCATGCCGCATTAGCTGCTGACAATAAATTAAACGGTGAGCGCGTTGAAAAGGTGGCTGCATTATTGACGGGCGATAGTAAAAAAGATTGGCCGACCAGCCGGATGTTCACAACGGGAATAGATTGCTACACGGGTGAGCGCATTGTTGTTGGTCAGCAAGCTGCCAGAAAAAATAAGATTCCCTTGGCGCACGGTACAGCAGCAAGTAGCTCATTGCCGGGTGTTGTTGGGCCAACATTATTGGGTCAGCGTTATGTCATGGATGGAGGAATTTGTTCTAATCCAGCTCATGTGGATTTAGTGGCTGGATCTAAAAGGGCCTTAATCATTACATTAACTGATGGCGTAACGGGAGCAATACTGACAACAATCCCACACCCCATTGCTCAAAATATTGAAGACATTAAGGCGACCGGCACAAAAGTAATGTGGATAGTAGCTGGTACACCTAAAGGGGTCGATTTGCTTGACCCAAAGCAAATTGCTGGCGCATTGCGAACGGGCTATGATCGTTCAAAAATCGAAGCAGCAAAAATTAAAAAATTCTGGGCATAG
- a CDS encoding DM13 domain-containing protein, protein MKKLLLSFLFVGLMPTANAQILDAIRGHVQDLRARTEEHQKIEGIILKRGQIDKNAKGQDLIHNSSGEWSLVKVGNQLFLQSSEDFRSSPGPDYHIYISSKPAIKDNDGFSSQQIEVSRIKKPNGAAFYLLKTENPEDVSSMLIWCKQFKEYIGSADLLPAR, encoded by the coding sequence ATGAAAAAATTACTCCTCAGCTTTCTATTTGTTGGGCTCATGCCAACTGCAAATGCGCAGATCCTCGATGCAATCCGTGGCCACGTTCAGGATCTGAGAGCGCGCACGGAAGAGCATCAAAAGATTGAAGGCATCATCTTAAAGCGAGGACAAATTGACAAAAATGCAAAAGGGCAGGACTTGATTCACAACTCCTCTGGTGAATGGTCCTTAGTCAAGGTAGGCAATCAATTATTTTTACAATCAAGCGAGGACTTTAGATCAAGCCCTGGGCCAGACTATCATATCTATATCAGCAGCAAGCCTGCCATTAAAGACAATGATGGGTTTAGTTCTCAACAAATTGAAGTGAGTCGGATCAAAAAACCCAATGGCGCCGCATTCTATCTTTTAAAAACAGAAAATCCAGAAGATGTAAGTAGTATGCTGATTTGGTGCAAGCAATTTAAAGAATACATTGGATCGGCAGACTTGCTCCCTGCAAGGTAA